The following are encoded together in the Mobula hypostoma chromosome 8 unlocalized genomic scaffold, sMobHyp1.1 SUPER_8_unloc_5, whole genome shotgun sequence genome:
- the LOC134341204 gene encoding fish-egg lectin-like: protein MALLTFTSIVLLLQPSVATALICTRVSGRMRQIDASNGQVYGVGLNNRGYTWVGGHWMLLAETGALAHISVGPVGVWAVGTGQELYRMVEGRWAILAGLLSQVDTGGNQIVVGVDSERQVFCSNRRAAISASNFSGPAYSQLPGRLRYYSCGPRTCWGIATSGTTQVRLGVHPQRCVGSRWRRVPSSMVMVEVASDGSVYAVDSSGEVFRRAGITHSNPVGTHWKRVHILGRRFRHVTADLGALWLIERNFNVVRCR from the exons CCCTGATCTGTACCAGGGTCTCAGGACGCATGAGGCAGATCGATGCCAGCAATGGGCAGGTGTACGGTGTGGGGCTAAACAACAGGGGATACACGTGGGTGGGGGGCCACTGGATGCTGCTCGCTGAAACCGGAGCCCTGGCCCACATATCGGTGGGTCCAGTCGGAGTCTGGGCTGTGGGCACTGGCCAGGAACTATACCGGATGGTGGAGGGGCGATGGGCGATACTGGCAG ggCTGCTGTCGCAGGTGGACACGGGCGGTAACCAGATCGTGGTGGGGGTGGACAGTGAGCGCCAAGTCTTCTGCTCCAACCGACGTGCCGCCATCTCCGCCAGCAATTTCTCGGGACCCGCATATTCGCAGCTGCCGGGCCGCCTCCGCTACTACTCCTGCGGCCCCCGCACCTGCTGGGGCATCGCTACCTCAGGGACCACCCAGGTGCGGCTGGGGGTCCACCCCCAGCGCTGCGTGGGGAGCCGCTGGCGTCGCGTCCCCTCCAGCATGGTCATGGTCGAGGTTGCGTCGGACGGCAGTGTCTACGCCGTGGACAGCTCGGGCGAAGTCTTCCGCAG AGCTGGGATAACTCATTCTAACCCGGTGGGAACCCACTGGAAGAGGGTGCACATCCTGGGGAGAAGATTCCGGCACGTGACGGCCGACCTGGGAGCTCTCTGGCTGATCGAGAGGAACTTTAACGTCGTACGTTGTCGCTGA
- the LOC134341211 gene encoding C-X-C chemokine receptor type 3-like gives METANQSSEEQKTQASFYYDEDSGEYDDDPMELAKAQPCSMAVAQHFLRIFAPVLYSLVLLLGVAGNGLVVVVIGRCRGPRRTATDTFLLQLAVADLLLALTLPFWAAEALVGWRFGTVLCKLVGAMFALNLYSGLLLLVCISFDRYLAIVHAVQMYKRRRPAYLHAACLAVWALCALLAAVDLAFRDEFDSSYLNGTVCTYVFPAQGADGWKLALRLTHQVLGFCLPVAVMVYCYGGIFRTVCGVQLAERQRTLRVVVAVVTVFLGCWTPYHVVLFLDTLQGLGALTSTCGLISALDVGRPVTQGLGLAHSCLNPLIYALIGVRFRREAVRVLARIGCPCARDGDRRARQGTRGKRGSSGISGSETSTTYSALW, from the coding sequence gCCTCATTCTACTACGATGAGGATTCGGGGGAGTACGACGACGACCCGATGGAGCTGGCCAAGGCGCAACCCTGCTCGATGGCGGTGGCGCAGCACTTCCTGCGCATCTTCGCGCCCGTCCTCTACTCCCTGGTTCTGCTGCTGGGCGTGGCAGGCAAcgggttggtggtggtggtgattgGCCGCTGCCGGGGCCCCCGGCGCACCGCCACCGATACCTTCCTACTGCAGCTGGCCGTCGCAGACCTGCTGCTCGCTCTGACCCTTCCCTTCTGGGCGGCCGAGGCGCTGGTGGGCTGGCGCTTCGGCACGGTGCTCTGCAAGCTGGTAGGCGCCATGTTCGCCCTCAACTTGTACAGTGGCCTGCTGCTGCTTGTCTGCATCAGCTTCGACCGCTACCTGGCCATCGTGCACGCCGTGCAGATGTACAAGCGCAGGCGTCCGGCTTACCTGCACGCCGCCTGCCTCGCAGTATGGGCCCTCTGCGCCCTGCTCGCTGCCGTGGACCTGGCTTTCCGCGACGAGTTCGATTCCAGCTACCTGAACGGGACAGTATGCACTTACGTGTTCCCGGCCCAGGGCGCCGATGGCTGGAAATTGGCACTGCGCCTGACTCATCAGGTCCTGGGCTTCTGCTTGCCCGTGGCCGTCATGGTGTACTGTTACGGCGGCATCTTCAGGACCGTATGCGGTGTTCAGCTGGCCGAAAGGCAGAGAACGCTGCGAGTGGTGGTGGCGGTGGTCACCGTCTTCCTGGGTTGCTGGACGCCCTACCACGTCGTGTTATTTCTCGACACCCTGCAGGGACTCGGGGCGCTGACAAGCACCTGCGGCCTAATCAGCGCGCTCGACGTCGGCCGCCCCGTCACCCAGGGCCTGGGCCTGGCGCACTCGTGCCTCAACCCGTTAATCTATGCCCTGATCGGAGTGCGGTTCCGGCGGGAGGCGGTGCGGGTGCTAGCCCGGATCGGTTGTCCCTGCGCCCGGGACGGAGACCGAAGGGCGAGGCAGGGGACCCGCGGCAAGAGGGGCTCGTCCGGCATTTCCGGCTCCGAGACCTCGACCACTTACTCGGCGCTGTGGTAG